Part of the Candidatus Polarisedimenticolia bacterium genome, CGGCGGCGCGCGGCGTCCACTGGATAAGGCCCGAGCTGGTGGCAGACGTGGCCTTCACCGAGCGCACGCGCGACGGCATCCTCAGGCATCCGGTCTTTCGCGGGCTGCGCGAGGACAAGATCCCGAAAGAAACCGCCGGCGAGGCGAAAGGGACCGAGCTGGAAGCGGCGAGCCGGGGGCGCGCTTCGAGCCGGCAAAAGCCCAGGTCCTCTGCGTCAGGAGGCCCGGGGACGGGCCACAAGAAGCAGGCGGCCCAGGGTCGGCCACGAGCGGACAGCGCCGCCGGCCGCGCGGCGCCCCAGCACGTCTTGCCGAAAAGCGGCGGCAGGGTCGGCCTGCAAGGCATGCGTCTCACGAATCCCGATAAGGTCCTCTATCCGGAAGACGGCATCACCAAGAGACGGCTGGTGGATTACTACCTCGAGGTGCAGGAGCGGATCTTCCCGTACCTGAAGGACCGGCCCCTCACCATCCGCCGCTGTCCCGACGGATACGACAGGTTCTGCTTCTGGGAGAAGCACCTCGACGACCTGCCGCACGGCCTGCGCTCCATCTCGCTCGATGATCCCGAAACGGAGAAGAAGCGCGGCGCTTACTTCTACGCCGCGTCGATGGAAGGGGTTCTCGCCCTGGTGCAGCTCGGCGCCCTCGAGCTGCACGTCTGGGGATCGCGCGCCGCGCGCGTGGAGCACCCCGACCTGATGATCTTCGACATCGACCCGGACGCGGGGCTCCCCTGGAAGCAGGTGATCGAGGCCTGCACGACGATGCGCGAGCGGCTCGACGAGATCGGACTGAAGTCGTGGCTCAAGACGACCGGCGGCAAGGGGCTGCATGTCTGCGTCCCGCTGGGGCGCCGGCAGGACTGGGACGAGGTGAAGGAATTCTCCAGGGCCCTGGCCGAGAGCGTGGCGGCGCGCCAGCCGGAAAAATACACCCTGAATCCGCTGAAGGCGCGGCGCAAGGGAAAGATCTTCCTCGATTACCTGCGCAACGGCCGGGGCGCTACCTCGGTCGCCGCCTATTCGACACGGGCGCGGCCGGGCGCGCCGGTTTCGATGCCGCTGGATTGGGGCGAGCTCGACCTGCGCCTGCGCCCCGATGCCTGGACCGTGGAGAATGCCGGCAAGCGCCTGCGCCGCCCGGATCCCTGGAGCGGCTTCTATGCTTGCCGGCAATCGATCACGGCGGCGATGCGTCAGTCCGTCGGTTTGTCCGGCGCGAGGCCGCGCTCCACAAGCGCCATGGCGGCGCGTTCAAAAAGCGACATGGAGTCGCGTTCCAAGAGCGACATGGAGTCGCGTTCAAAAGGAAGCGACATGGAGTCGCGCTCAAAATGATCCGCAAGATCGGCGCGGGGAAATACCGTCTCTACTCGAGGAAGAAAGATCCCAAAACCGGCAGGCGGCGCAACCTGGGCACCTTTTCCAGCCTCGCCGCGGCGCAGCGCCACGAGCGGGCCGTGCAATATTTCAAGCGCCGCGGCTAGCGAGTCTCCACCTCGGGAGTCCCGGTATCGCCGGCGCCGTGCTCCATCTCGTCCCGCGCCGCGCCGGCCAGCTTCTGATACCGCTTCTTGAAGTCTTCGAGCCGATCCCCCTCCAGCTCCTCCAGATCGAGCAGCGCATTGTGCGCCCCCTGCGTGGCGCGGATCAGCTCGTCCAGCTTCACCTGGATCGCCTCGGTGTCGCGATTCTGGGTGTTCTGAATCAGGAAGACCATCAGGAAGGTGATGATGGTGGTCCCGGTGTTGATGACCAGCTGCCAGGTGTCGCTGAAACCGAAGATCGGGCCGCTGAGCCCCCACAGGACGATCGTTCCGAAAGCCAGTGCAAAGACCCCGGGCCGGCCGCAGAAGTGGGCCGCCTTCTTGGCGAGGCGGGAATACCAGCTCTTTTCGCGCATGAAGCCACCTTTCCTGGCCGTGCGTGGCCATGAAGCATGATAGCGGCGCTTGCAGGCCGAGGCACGATTTCCGGGAAAGCATCGGTCGGCGCCGACACTGGATATCCCATGCAATACGGAGACGCGGGATGCCGCGCGACTTTCCCGGCGATCGGTGACGTATACTCGATTCGGAAGTGCGACATAAGAAAATCCATCAGGAGGTCCAGGAAAATGGTCAGATTCTCACGAGTCGCATCGGCCATTGTCGGCGTCGCGCTGCTCTCCGCGCCGGCGGGTGCGCAAACTCAAACGCAGAAGAAGCCCCCTTCACAGACGGGCGCCCCGGGGCAGCAGCGGCAGCCCGGCCAGCCGGGGGCCCAGGGCCAGCCGCAGATGACTCAGGAGCAGCGCGCCGAGATGGAGGCCTATCAGAAGGCGGGGACGCCGGGACCACAGCATCAGGCGCTGGCCGCGACGGCCGGCGACTACGACATCAAGATGAAGAGCTGGCACGACGCCACGGGAGCTCCGATGGAGGAGGCGGGGACCGTGCGGCGTTCGATGGCGCTGGACGGCCGCGTCCTGGTCGAGGAGCTCAATGGCACCATGATGGGCCAGCCCTACACCGGCCACGGCATGATGGGGTACGACAACGTGACGGGAAAGTACTGGTCGACCTGGAACGACAGCATGTCGACCGCCCTCATGGTGACCGAAGGGACGTGTGATGCGCAGGGAAAGAACTGCACCTTTACCGGTACCTATAACGACCCCGTCAAGAAGACTCCGATCCGCACGCGCATGACCACGCGCTGGCCGAGTCCGACCACGGAGATTTTCGAGATGTACGGTCCGGCACCCGACGGCAAGGAAATGAAGATGATGGAGATCACTTACACTAAGAAGTAGCGCCCCTCCTGCCGCATCAACAGTTTGTCAGTAACCCGGGGAAGCAACGGCGGCCTGCAGGAGCCGCCGTTTCCCTTGATTCCCGCACCTTCGCCACGCACCTCCGAGAATTCTGGGAAGCGCCGAGCCTTCCCTTCCGACGATGTATTGTGCTGTCCCCTCCCAGCTGAGAGCTCTCTGGCCCGTGGATTGAGTGACAACCGTCAAAATCCTGTTGCAGGAATAGTCCTTTCGTCGTATGAGATCCTCCAAAGGTATACCTTCCTACGTAGTCCTTAGCCATCGTGTCGCCCCAAGAGCGGCCAGCTGAGATGAAAGGGGGATTCCATGTCTCCGCAGCGCCTGCTTTCCACCGTCCTCTCTGTACTGCTTCTCTCCGCCATGCCACTGGTCGCCGATGACGACTGGTGCGATCGGGCCGGCGGCGGCCCTCCGGGCTCGAACATCCCGGTGGACCTCTCCGCCGCCCACGCCGGCGCCCGGTTCTTCGGAGTGCAGGTCGCGTACACCATCGCCGATCAGGCGCTGGTCAATGCCATCGACCCGCCGGGCGCACTCTCGAGCGCCGCTTTCCCGGCCCTCCAGGCCTACTCGGAGGCGCTGGCCGGTGTCTGCGCCGCTCCCGCGAACACCAGCACCCTGGGCCCCGCCCAGGTCTTCACGTTCGGGACGATCGTCCTGATCCGCCCGGGGACCGGGAGCGTTCAGATTCCCTCGAACGCCGACTTGGTCGTCGTCGATCTGCGCAATCTCCCGGCAGTCCCGGGTCTGCGGGCCGCGCTCGACGCGGCCGTCGCGCCTGCCCTTAACAATCCCGTGGCGCGCTCCGACCGGACGGTCCGGGAGCACCTTGGGATGAAGGATGAATTTTTCCTCCAGGGGAACGCCTACAGCACGCAGTTGATCCGGCAGACCCAGGCACCAATCCCGTCGTCCTGGGGAAGCGGACCGGCTCCCGCTCTGGCCTTCGCCACCGCTCGGAGACTAGCGCCCGAGGCGGCGGAGCTGGCCGGGACTTTGCGCCTCGCCCGGCGCGCCTGGATCGTGGGGGACGACGTCTTGGCCTCGGTCGCTGAATCGCGCTGGCAGGGGGTCGGAACGATGACCGAGACCGGGTCGGGGCTCCTTTACCGGACCGAGGACCTGCTGCTCACCGGTCCCCACGACCCGCGCTGGCCCGACGTGATTCCGGCCGACATCCTCTCCTCCGACCCGACCGGCGACCTTCAGGAGCTCCGCCGGCTCCTCAAGGGAAGCGGAAACCCTCCGAACATCAACCCTGGCGACACCCTGCGTCCGGCGCTCCAGCAGATAGAGCCCTTCGGTGCCACCCAACCGGGCGGCCTGCGCCTCGGCGACATCCGTGGGGCGCTCATCGTCTCACACGGAGTGCTCCGGCTCTTCTACCCCTACTTTCCGGTCGTGGGAGACAATATTGATCCGCGCCTCCTGGAAACCCTGGGAATGTTGGGGAGCGGCCCGCAAGTCGATGCAATCGTCGCCTTCAACGCGGTTCGTCGTTTCAGCGAGGCGACCCGGGACGGCCATTACTTCTGGTCCTCGCAATACTCTCCGGCCAAGGCTTTCATGAAGGGCGCCCTCCCCGTGGTCCTGGAGCAGATATCGGGAGAACCGGTGGTGCGCAAGTCGAACACGTCGCTGGTGCAGCCGGGGGACACCCTGACCTCCATCGCCGGGTTGCCGGCGGCCGACTGGTTCGCCCGGGAATACCCATTCACCTCGGCCGCCACGGACGGATTCAGGTTCGTCAATGCCTATCGGCGAGGATTAGGAGGGATCTGGCAATTGACCGGTCCGACAGAGTTCGGACTCCGGGCTCCCGATGGTTCCACGCGGACGGTGACCTACAATCCCACATTAGGGACAGTGGTGCCGACTATCGACTTCAGCTCGCGAAGCGAGGGGCC contains:
- a CDS encoding DUF1579 domain-containing protein, coding for MVRFSRVASAIVGVALLSAPAGAQTQTQKKPPSQTGAPGQQRQPGQPGAQGQPQMTQEQRAEMEAYQKAGTPGPQHQALAATAGDYDIKMKSWHDATGAPMEEAGTVRRSMALDGRVLVEELNGTMMGQPYTGHGMMGYDNVTGKYWSTWNDSMSTALMVTEGTCDAQGKNCTFTGTYNDPVKKTPIRTRMTTRWPSPTTEIFEMYGPAPDGKEMKMMEITYTKK
- the ligD gene encoding DNA ligase D gives rise to the protein ASSYRAGRGRDWLKVKCVQTRELAVVGYTDPEGSRQGFGSLVLGEAQDGRLVHVGRVGTGFSDRVLRSLTPRLKSLEVAQAAVNPTPRGAAARGVHWIRPELVADVAFTERTRDGILRHPVFRGLREDKIPKETAGEAKGTELEAASRGRASSRQKPRSSASGGPGTGHKKQAAQGRPRADSAAGRAAPQHVLPKSGGRVGLQGMRLTNPDKVLYPEDGITKRRLVDYYLEVQERIFPYLKDRPLTIRRCPDGYDRFCFWEKHLDDLPHGLRSISLDDPETEKKRGAYFYAASMEGVLALVQLGALELHVWGSRAARVEHPDLMIFDIDPDAGLPWKQVIEACTTMRERLDEIGLKSWLKTTGGKGLHVCVPLGRRQDWDEVKEFSRALAESVAARQPEKYTLNPLKARRKGKIFLDYLRNGRGATSVAAYSTRARPGAPVSMPLDWGELDLRLRPDAWTVENAGKRLRRPDPWSGFYACRQSITAAMRQSVGLSGARPRSTSAMAARSKSDMESRSKSDMESRSKGSDMESRSK
- a CDS encoding S41 family peptidase, with amino-acid sequence MSPQRLLSTVLSVLLLSAMPLVADDDWCDRAGGGPPGSNIPVDLSAAHAGARFFGVQVAYTIADQALVNAIDPPGALSSAAFPALQAYSEALAGVCAAPANTSTLGPAQVFTFGTIVLIRPGTGSVQIPSNADLVVVDLRNLPAVPGLRAALDAAVAPALNNPVARSDRTVREHLGMKDEFFLQGNAYSTQLIRQTQAPIPSSWGSGPAPALAFATARRLAPEAAELAGTLRLARRAWIVGDDVLASVAESRWQGVGTMTETGSGLLYRTEDLLLTGPHDPRWPDVIPADILSSDPTGDLQELRRLLKGSGNPPNINPGDTLRPALQQIEPFGATQPGGLRLGDIRGALIVSHGVLRLFYPYFPVVGDNIDPRLLETLGMLGSGPQVDAIVAFNAVRRFSEATRDGHYFWSSQYSPAKAFMKGALPVVLEQISGEPVVRKSNTSLVQPGDTLTSIAGLPAADWFAREYPFTSAATDGFRFVNAYRRGLGGIWQLTGPTEFGLRAPDGSTRTVTYNPTLGTVVPTIDFSSRSEGPLSDMGAPDLYYLNLATTVIGSDLARVNAAVDQAKSLGSAGMIIDDRNGKSVNHIGVAQRLNCVPFRSMFFNIPVLSGPDVRSVSTTQYQFNPVLPYCGPMVLLVSTTNISNLEDFAEYLVGAHRVIVVGRQTAGTNGNITAFYLPGGGLFPFTGMEVRTPDGNQFHGIGIAPDVTVQYTAADFAVGRDRDLEVAIQVLHGQTP
- a CDS encoding low affinity iron permease family protein is translated as MREKSWYSRLAKKAAHFCGRPGVFALAFGTIVLWGLSGPIFGFSDTWQLVINTGTTIITFLMVFLIQNTQNRDTEAIQVKLDELIRATQGAHNALLDLEELEGDRLEDFKKRYQKLAGAARDEMEHGAGDTGTPEVETR